A single genomic interval of Sander lucioperca isolate FBNREF2018 chromosome 9, SLUC_FBN_1.2, whole genome shotgun sequence harbors:
- the LOC116040694 gene encoding uncharacterized protein LOC116040694 — MPRGKGYRRSLAGKLKYAKRNTPQLPTPEVILVPRGGACEPCCGTGVRHRVNEWTRSKVTGKQHKFIIPPEVPDKKFILIVGDSHLRAIVDGVVPMPKSQDIPLSFGFMSTPGGTAADLRAELDNAFITRIPDAICLLAPSNNLTANQTISEAAVDFRKLLDSTINICTKVFVVDFPPRLNIDLDVQRHYREEYHRVAALLGM; from the exons ATGCCTAGAGGAAAAGGTTATCGTCGGTCTTTGGCTGGCAAGTTGAAGTACGCAAAGCGGAACACTCCTCAGCTTCCCACTCCTGAAGTGATTCTGGTGCCACGTGGTGGCGCATGTGAACCAT GTTGTGGTACGGGGGTTCGTCACCGAGTCAACGAATGGACACGGTCAAAGGTTACAGGAAAACAACACAAGTTCATCATTCCTCCAGAGGTCCCAGACAAGAAG TTCATTCTGATTGTTGGCGATTCTCATCTGCGGGCTATAGTCGACGGGGTTGTTCCCATGCCAAAGTCACAGGACATTCCGCTGTCGTTTGGCTTCATGTCTACGCCTGGGGGCACTGCTGCAGACCTGAGGGCCGAGTTGGACAACGCTTTTATCACCCGGATCCCAGATGCTATCTGTCTCTTGGCACCTAGCAACAACCTCACTGCTAACCAAACCATCAGTGAAGCGGCGGTGGATTTCCGGAAACTACTGGACAGCACCATCAACATTTGTACTAAG GTCTTTGTTGTCGACTTCCCGCCGCGTTTGAACATTGACCTGGACGTACAACGGCATTATCGGGAGGAGTACCATCGTGTTGCAGCTCTGTTGGGTATGTGA